ATATATAAATACGCCATGAACAACCGCTACGACTTCGTTTATCTCTTCGACTGCAAAGACGGCAATCCCAACGGAGACCCCGATGCTGCCAACTCCCCGCGCATCGACCCGCAGGACATGCACGGCCTCGTTTCCGATGTCTGTCTGAAACGCAAAATCCGCAACTACGCCCTGCTCGAAAAAGCGGGCGCCGACGGCTACGACATTTTTGTTCAGCAAGGCTCCGTGCTGAACGACAAGATTGGCGAGGCCCATAAAGCGCTCGGCCACGACATCGATCCGAAATCCGAAAAGAAAAAAGCCACCCGCGAGCAGGTTGGCAAAGCCCGCGTCGAGATGTGCCGCCGTTTTTATGACGTGCGCACCTTTGGCGCGGTCATGTCCACCGGCCCCAACGCCGGCCAGGTTCGCGGCCCTGTGCAACTCAGCTTTTCGCGCAGCATCGATTCCATCCTTCCGCTCGACCTCAGCGTCACCCGCATGGCTGTCACCGAGGCAAAGGAAGCCGACGCGCCCAACCAGACCATGGGCCGCAAAAACATCATCCCCTACGGACTCTATCGTTGCCACGGTTTCATCAGCGCCAACCTCGCCAACGAGACTGGATTCAGTGATG
This genomic stretch from Termitidicoccus mucosus harbors:
- the cas7c gene encoding type I-C CRISPR-associated protein Cas7/Csd2, translating into MNNRYDFVYLFDCKDGNPNGDPDAANSPRIDPQDMHGLVSDVCLKRKIRNYALLEKAGADGYDIFVQQGSVLNDKIGEAHKALGHDIDPKSEKKKATREQVGKARVEMCRRFYDVRTFGAVMSTGPNAGQVRGPVQLSFSRSIDSILPLDLSVTRMAVTEAKEADAPNQTMGRKNIIPYGLYRCHGFISANLANETGFSDDDLELLWRALSLMFDHDRSASRGTMAPQKLIVFKHASLLGNAPAHKLFDRVQVSLKPELAAAGKAARSFSDYIVTINRDNLPSGVEIIEKL